CCACCGGAACGCTCGCCTGATAGGCGAAGCACGCTACCGCGCGCGCCGTGTACGCACCGATGCCCGGCAGCGTCAGCAGCGTGTCGACGTCACGCGGTACGACGTCGTCGTACTCGGTCGAGATCACCACCGCGCACTCGTGCAGCCGCTTGGCCCGACGCGGATAGCCGAGCTTGCCCCACGCGCGCAGCACCTCGGCCGATCCGGCGGCAGCCGTGGCGGACGGGGTCGGCCACCTCTCGATCCAGGCCAGCCAGATGGGCTCGACGCGGGCCACCGGGGTCTGCTGCAGCATGAACTCGCTGACCAGGATCTGCCAGGCGGTCACGCCGGGGCGCCGCCACGGCAGATCGCGGCGCTCGCGGTCGTACCACCCGAGAAGTTCGTCCGATCTGATGCTCATCGCTGGTCCAGTGCAAAATGGACGAATGCCGAATTCGAATCCTGTTGCAGCGTGGAAAGCACTCAAGGAAGGTAATGCGCGGTTCGTGGCGGGCCAACCGCTGCATCCCAGCCAGGGCGCCGAGCGCCGCGCCAGCCTCACCCAGGCGCAGAAGCCGACCGCCGTCGTCTTCGGCTGCGGCGACAGTCGCGTGGCGGCCGAGATCCTGTTCGACCAGGGCCTCGGCGACATGTTCGTGGTGCGCACCGCCGGCCACGTCATCGACAACGCCGTGCTGGGTTCCATCGAGTACGCCGTGACGGTCCTCGATGTCCCGCTCATCGTGGTGCTCGGCCACGACAGCTGCGGCGCGGTCAAGGCGACCCTCTCGGCCATCGACGACGGTGAGGTTCCCACCGGTTTCGTCCGCGACATCGTCGAGCGTGTGACGCCCTCGATCCTCCTGGGACGCAAGGCCGGCCTGAGCCGGGTCGACGAGTTCGAGGCCCAGCACGTCAACGAGACCGTCGCGCAACTGCAGATGCGCTCGACCGCGATCGCCAAGGGTCTCGCGGAGGGCACGCAGGCGATCGTCGGCACCACGTACCACCTCGCGGACGGCCGCGTGGAGTTGCGCAGCCACCTGGGCGATATCGGCGAAGTCTGACACCCGACGGCGACACGCCGAGGCGCCTCGGGCAACTGGGGATGACCTGGGCTTACCGTGAAAGTTGTGTTGGATCTCGAACCTCAGGGGCCGCTGCCCGCGCAGATTTACTGGCGGCGCAGGGCGCTGGCTATCGGCATCGCGGTAGTCGTCATCGGGGTTGTCGCCGCGATAGTCGCGGTGATCATGACCAGCAACAACTCGGGATCCGACAACACCGCCGCCGATCAGTCCAACGAGACCGCCGCCCAGCAGGCCGCGCCTCCGACTCCGCTGCCCGGCGAGGATCCCGCCGTCAAGACGCCCATCGTGCCGCCCGCGCAGCACGCTCCGCCGCCGACGCCCACGCCGACCGCGGCCGTGACGCCGCCGCCTGTGCTCAAGGAGGGCGACGACTGCCCTGATTCGACGCTCGCGGTCAAGGGCATCACGAGCCAGCCCGAGTACGTCGTCGGTGATCAGCCGAAGTTCACGATGGTGGTCACCAACATCGGCCTGGTCGCGTGCAAGCGCGATGTCGGTGCCGCGGTCCTGGCCGCGTACGTGTACTCGCTCGACAACACCCGGCTGTGGTCGAATCTCGACTGCGCGCCGTCCAACGAGACCCTGGTCAAGACGTTCAACCCGGGTGAGCAGGTGACCACCGAGGTGACCTGGACCGGCATGGGGTCGGCGCCGCAGTGCCCGCTGCCCCGTCAGCCGATCGGTCCGGGCACCTACAACCTCGTGGTGCAACTGGGGAATCTCAGATCGGCACCCGTGCCGTTCATCCTCGCCGAGGCGAGTCCGCAGCAGCCCGCGGCGCCGCCTGCCGACGGTGCACCGGCTCCGGAAGCGCCCGGCGCGGGCAACTGATCTGCGCTCAGGCCAGCCGGTCGGCGATCGTCGACTCGGCCAGCAGGGAAAGCCCCTCCCTGATGTGGCGGGCCCACATCGAGCCGATGCCGTCGACCGACTGCAGATCGTCGGCGCTTGCCGCAAGCAGGTTCTGTAGCGAACCGAACGAGCGCACCAGCAGGTCGACGTGGGCGAACTGCAACCGGGGAATCGCCGCCATCGCGCGGTAACCGCGTGAGCTCATCGCGGAATCCTGCGCCTCGGCGGTCGACGGATAACCGAAGACGCGGGCCAGCACCGTGAAGTCCAGCAGTTCGCTGTCGCTGAGCGCGTCGAGTTCCTCCAGCGTCGCACTGACCTGCGCCGCCGTCGGCGGATCGGGATTCGCGTGGTAGTCGCGCACGATCAGCTCGCGGGCCGTCTCGTTGTCGCCGACGAGTTCGTCGAGCTGCAGCTTCAACTGGCGGCCGTCGGTGCCGAGTTCCACCACGTCGGCGTCGATCTCCAGGCTGATCCGGCGCACCATCTCCAGGCGCTGCACCACCGTCATCACGTCGCGCAGCGTCACGAAGTCCTCGATCTCGGCGGTAGAGAGCTGCCTGCTGACCTCGTCGAGCCGGCCCTTGTAGCGCTCCAGCGTCGCGATCGTCTGGTTGGCGCGCGACAGGATCGTGGCCGAATCGGGCACCACGTGCCGCTCGCCTGCCACGTAGACGGTCACGATGCTCATCGAGTGGCTCACCGAGATCACCGGATATCCCGTCTGGATCGCGGTGCGCTCGGCCGAACGATGCCGCGTGCCGGATTCGTCGGTGGGGATCGACGGGTCCGGGACCAGCTGCACGTTGGCCCTCAGGATCCGGCTGCCGTCGCTGGAGAGCACCACCGCGCCGTCCATCTTCGACAGCTCACGCAGCCGGGTCGGCGCGTACCGCACATCGAGCACGAAGCCGCCATCGCAGATCGCCTCGACGCTGTCGTCGTAGCCGAGCACGACCAGCGCACCCGTGCGACCGCGCAGGATGCGTTCCAGGCCGTCGCGCAACGGCGTACCGGGTGCGAGGCGGCCCAACGTCTCGCGCAACGTCGGCCGGGCAAGGTGCACGACGTTGCGTCCGGATCTCGCGCCGGACTTCACGGCCATCAGTCCTCCTAGGATCGGCCGACATTGTCCCGATCCTATTGACCGCCCGCAATCGCGATGTCCTTGAGCGTCCGGACAGCCGCCCGGATGTTGTCCGCGGTGATGACCTTCAGGCCCGCGGGTGCCGACGTGACACCGGGCGCCACGAGGGCGGTGGTGAAGCCGAGGCGGGCCGCCTCGGCGAGCCTGCGGTCCATGCCGGTGACGCGGCGCAGGTCACCGGCGAGACCCACCTCGCCGATCGCGATCGCGTTCATCGGCATCGCGGCGTCGAAGTAGGCCGACGCGACGGCCAGCGCGACCGCGAGATCCGCCGAAGGGTCGGTGAGACGCATACCGCCGACGGTCGACAGGTACAGGTCGTTGCTGTTGATCGGCAGGCCGCACCGGGTCTGCAATACCGCGCCGATCATCGCCGCGCGCGCCGAGTCGATACCGCTGACCGCGCGCCGCGGCGGGCCGACCGGTTGCGAGACCAGCGCCTGCACCTCGCCGATCATCGGGCGCTTGCCGTCGAGCGTGACGGTCACCGCGGTGCCCGGCACCGCGACCGGCCGCTGGTCGAGGAACAGCCCGGAAGGATCGCTGACACACTCGATTCCGTTGTCGTGCAATTGAAAACAACCGACCTCGTCGGCCGCGCCGAAACGGTTCTTCACGCCGCGCACCATGCGCAGCGTCGAGGCCCGGTCACCTTCGAAGTGCAAGACGACGTCGACGAGATGCTCCAGAGAACGCGGACCGGCGATGGCGCCGTCCTTGGTGACGTGGCCGACCAGGATCATCGCGACGGCCGGATCGCCGATCGCGGCCTTGGCGTACGCGGTGAGCGCGGTGGTCACCGCGCGGACCTGCGTGACGCCGCCGGTGACCCCGTCGGCCTCGGTGGTGGACATCGTCTGCACCGAGTCGACGACCACCAAGCTGGGTTTCACCTCGTCGATGTGGCCGAGTGCGATCTGCAGATCGGATTCGGCGGCCAGATACACCTGCTCGTGTGTGCATCCGGTGCGCTCGGCCCGCAGACGGATCTGACCGGCGGATTCCTCACCGGACAGGTAGAGCGCGCGCTTGCCGCCGTGGGCCCAGCGGTTCGCCACCTCGAGCAGCAGCGTGGACTTGCCGACCCCGGGATCACCCGCCAGCAGGGTCACCGAACCCGCGACGAGGCCGCCGCCCAGCACGCGGTCGAGTTCGCTGACACCGGTCGGATAGTGCCGGGTGACACCGGGATCGATCGAGGTGATCGGTACGGCAGGAGAGGTGGGCGCCACCGAACGCCGCGCCGCACCGTTGACCTTGCCGCCGATGCCGGACAGCACCGCGACCTCGTCGACGGTGCCCCATGTGCCGCAGTTGGCGCAGCGCCCAACCCATTTCGGGGTTACGTGCTGGCACTCCGAACAGCGGTACTGCGAACGTATTTTCGAACCGGCCACCCGGAGACAGTATCGGCACGCACCGACACAACCACCGGCGACAGGCCGGTGGACGGCCTAGTGGTGGCTGGGGCCTGCGGGTGTCTCGCCGTCGCGGCGCGGCTCATTGCCTGCCGAGATCGGCACGGCGACGGTGGTTTCGCCGTTCTCGAACGTGAACGTGAAGTCGTAGAGCAGGCCGTTGGTGATCGGCTTCGTCAGCTCGACCTCGGCGGTGACGGCGTCGGCGGGCTCGGCGTTCTCGACGGCCTTGATGTGTCCGTCGGGTTCACCGACCAGAAGCAGACCGTCGGCCTTCACGGTGGGATCACCGGTCAGGGTGACCTCGCCGATGTCGGTCGTGATCGACGTCAGCTTGTTGTCGCCCTCCGGCGAATCGTTCACGGCCACGAACAGCAACTCGACGGTGGTGCCCGGCTCGACGTAGTCGGTCTGCTGCGGGGCCCGCAGGTGCACGTTGCGCAGCGATACCTGTCCGGCCTGGGCGTTGACCCCGTTGACCGCCGGCTCCTGTGTGGTGGTCTGGGAGATCTGCCCGGCGCCGCATGCGGTGAGCACCACGGCGGCGGCCAGGCCGCACGCGGCCAGACCGGCCGATGCGCGGGATGAGAAGCGGTTCACTCAAGCCTCCTGAACAGGTTCGCCGTTCTTCGACTATGCAGAGTAGTAGGTGGCGATCATCAGGGGAATGTGAGGGCTTGGCAATCCTCGATCGGGCGTCGATCGGGGCCGCTCGACGGGCGGCCGGGAGTTTGCGCCGGGATCCCTTTCGGCCGCGTCAATCTCGCCGAGGTTGCACGAATTCGTCATCGTGTCAACCCCTGCCATTAACCTGCATGGCCCCTGACCTGCACCGTTGGTGCACGTGTGATCTGGGTCCGTGTTAGGATGGAGTAGCGAAAGGGGCTCGAATCAGATGATTTTTAAGGTCGGAGACACCGTCGTCTATCCACACCACGGTGCTGCGTTGATCGAGGCGATCGAAACCCGGACCATCAAAGGCGAGCAGAAAGAATATCTCGTCCTCAAGGTCGCCCAAGGGGATCTGACCGTTCGAGTACCCGCGGAGAACGCCGAGTATGTCGGCGTCCGCGATGTTGTGGGTCAAGAAGGTTTGGACAAGGTGTTCCAGGTGCTGCGCGCGCCGCACACCGAGGAGCCGACGAACTGGTCGCGTCGTTACAAGGCCAACCTGGAGAAGCTGGCCTCCGGTGACGTGAACAAGGTCGCCGAGGTTGTCCGCGATCTGTGGCGTCGGGACCAGGAGCGTGGCCTGTCCGCGGGTGAGAAGCGCATGCTGGCCAAGGCCCGGCAGATCCTGGTGGGCGAGCTCGCGCTGGCCGAGAACACCGACGACGCCAAGGCCGAGACCATCCTCGACGAGGTTTTGGCTGCCGCGTCCTGATCGTTTCGGGACGTGACGGTGGCGACGGTTGCCGTCGTCCCCGCCGCCGGCTCGGGTGAGCGGCTGCGCGCGGGACGGCCGAAAGCATTCGTGACACTGGGGGGAACACCCCTGTTGGAGCACGCCCTCAGTGGGCTTCGTGCCTCCGGGGTGATCGACCGGATCGTGGTCGCGGTACCGC
This genomic window from Mycolicibacterium goodii contains:
- a CDS encoding carbonic anhydrase; its protein translation is MPNSNPVAAWKALKEGNARFVAGQPLHPSQGAERRASLTQAQKPTAVVFGCGDSRVAAEILFDQGLGDMFVVRTAGHVIDNAVLGSIEYAVTVLDVPLIVVLGHDSCGAVKATLSAIDDGEVPTGFVRDIVERVTPSILLGRKAGLSRVDEFEAQHVNETVAQLQMRSTAIAKGLAEGTQAIVGTTYHLADGRVELRSHLGDIGEV
- the disA gene encoding DNA integrity scanning diadenylate cyclase DisA produces the protein MAVKSGARSGRNVVHLARPTLRETLGRLAPGTPLRDGLERILRGRTGALVVLGYDDSVEAICDGGFVLDVRYAPTRLRELSKMDGAVVLSSDGSRILRANVQLVPDPSIPTDESGTRHRSAERTAIQTGYPVISVSHSMSIVTVYVAGERHVVPDSATILSRANQTIATLERYKGRLDEVSRQLSTAEIEDFVTLRDVMTVVQRLEMVRRISLEIDADVVELGTDGRQLKLQLDELVGDNETARELIVRDYHANPDPPTAAQVSATLEELDALSDSELLDFTVLARVFGYPSTAEAQDSAMSSRGYRAMAAIPRLQFAHVDLLVRSFGSLQNLLAASADDLQSVDGIGSMWARHIREGLSLLAESTIADRLA
- the radA gene encoding DNA repair protein RadA, with translation MAGSKIRSQYRCSECQHVTPKWVGRCANCGTWGTVDEVAVLSGIGGKVNGAARRSVAPTSPAVPITSIDPGVTRHYPTGVSELDRVLGGGLVAGSVTLLAGDPGVGKSTLLLEVANRWAHGGKRALYLSGEESAGQIRLRAERTGCTHEQVYLAAESDLQIALGHIDEVKPSLVVVDSVQTMSTTEADGVTGGVTQVRAVTTALTAYAKAAIGDPAVAMILVGHVTKDGAIAGPRSLEHLVDVVLHFEGDRASTLRMVRGVKNRFGAADEVGCFQLHDNGIECVSDPSGLFLDQRPVAVPGTAVTVTLDGKRPMIGEVQALVSQPVGPPRRAVSGIDSARAAMIGAVLQTRCGLPINSNDLYLSTVGGMRLTDPSADLAVALAVASAYFDAAMPMNAIAIGEVGLAGDLRRVTGMDRRLAEAARLGFTTALVAPGVTSAPAGLKVITADNIRAAVRTLKDIAIAGGQ
- the carD gene encoding RNA polymerase-binding transcription factor CarD encodes the protein MIFKVGDTVVYPHHGAALIEAIETRTIKGEQKEYLVLKVAQGDLTVRVPAENAEYVGVRDVVGQEGLDKVFQVLRAPHTEEPTNWSRRYKANLEKLASGDVNKVAEVVRDLWRRDQERGLSAGEKRMLAKARQILVGELALAENTDDAKAETILDEVLAAAS